One genomic window of Tenacibaculum tangerinum includes the following:
- a CDS encoding winged helix-turn-helix domain-containing protein yields MKNIILNINKAFDHRIRLGIMSVLMVNEYAEFTTLKELLGATDGNLASHTKALEKVDFIRVEKQFIGRKPNTRYYATELGKQEFKKHIDALEKLIKNT; encoded by the coding sequence TTGAAAAACATTATTCTAAATATTAACAAAGCTTTTGACCATAGGATTCGACTGGGAATTATGTCGGTGCTCATGGTAAATGAATATGCCGAATTTACAACGCTTAAAGAGTTGCTCGGGGCTACAGATGGCAACTTGGCAAGTCATACAAAAGCCTTAGAAAAAGTAGATTTTATTAGAGTAGAAAAACAATTCATAGGTAGAAAACCAAACACAAGATACTACGCTACCGAACTCGGCAAACAAGAGTTTAAAAAACATATAGACGCTCTTGAAAAACTAATTAAGAATACATAA
- a CDS encoding NAD(P)-dependent oxidoreductase, producing MKFGIIKERKNPPDKRVVFSPEKLQAFQQQFPQAEIVVESSDIRVFSDEAYKKAGFEVTNDVSNCDVLLGVKEVPVENLIPNKKYFFFSHTIKKQPYNRKLLQALLAKNIELYDHETIIKENGARLIGFGRYAGLVGAYNGFRALGLREGIYTLPKVETLADLDAVKAELDKITIPNIKILLTGTGKVTYGAKEILDHLNIKQVSDALYLTTEFTEPVYCIADVMEYAKRTDGKVGDKYEFYKDPTGYESNFMPYAKQTDFFIAGHFYGDGAPYLFTHDDAKHPEFRIKYVADISCDINGPVASTLRASTIADPIYGYNPETASEIDFKDENAITVMAVDNLPCELPKDASEGFGNMFLEHVVPAFFNNDKDGILARSQMTTATGKLTERYAYLQNYVDGKE from the coding sequence ATGAAATTCGGAATTATAAAAGAACGCAAGAACCCACCCGATAAAAGAGTCGTATTTTCTCCAGAAAAACTGCAAGCATTTCAACAGCAGTTTCCTCAGGCTGAAATCGTGGTAGAGAGTTCTGATATCCGAGTTTTTTCTGACGAAGCATATAAAAAAGCAGGATTCGAAGTAACGAACGATGTTTCAAATTGCGATGTGTTGTTAGGAGTAAAAGAAGTTCCAGTAGAAAACCTCATTCCTAATAAAAAGTATTTCTTTTTTAGCCATACCATCAAAAAACAACCCTACAATAGAAAATTGTTACAAGCCCTGTTGGCAAAAAATATCGAGTTGTACGACCATGAAACTATTATAAAAGAAAATGGCGCGCGTTTAATTGGTTTTGGTCGCTATGCCGGATTGGTAGGTGCTTACAACGGTTTTCGAGCCTTAGGATTGCGTGAAGGAATATATACCTTGCCAAAGGTAGAAACCTTAGCTGATTTAGATGCCGTGAAGGCGGAATTGGATAAAATTACGATACCGAATATTAAAATTTTACTAACCGGTACAGGAAAAGTAACCTATGGGGCGAAAGAAATTTTAGATCACTTAAACATAAAACAAGTAAGCGATGCGCTGTACTTAACTACAGAGTTTACCGAACCTGTATATTGCATAGCCGATGTGATGGAATATGCGAAACGTACAGATGGTAAAGTAGGAGATAAGTATGAATTTTACAAAGATCCAACAGGGTACGAGAGTAATTTTATGCCGTATGCAAAACAAACCGACTTTTTTATAGCCGGACATTTTTATGGCGATGGTGCTCCTTATTTATTTACTCATGACGATGCAAAGCACCCTGAATTTAGAATAAAATATGTAGCCGATATTTCATGCGATATCAACGGACCCGTGGCTAGTACCCTCCGAGCCTCAACAATTGCAGATCCTATTTACGGTTATAACCCAGAAACAGCATCAGAAATCGACTTTAAAGATGAAAATGCCATTACCGTAATGGCGGTTGATAACTTACCTTGTGAGTTGCCAAAAGACGCTAGTGAAGGTTTTGGAAATATGTTCTTAGAGCATGTAGTTCCTGCGTTTTTTAACAACGACAAAGACGGAATTTTAGCACGCTCGCAAATGACAACAGCTACGGGAAAACTAACCGAACGGTATGCCTATCTGCAAAATTATGTAGACGGAAAAGAGTAG
- a CDS encoding DUF3820 family protein: MMNNKQFLIDTANMKMPFGKYKGTYLIDIPEYYIVWYKNKGFPNGKLGTMLELVYELKLNGLEDILRKIRR, from the coding sequence ATGATGAATAACAAACAATTTTTAATCGATACGGCAAACATGAAAATGCCTTTTGGTAAATACAAAGGAACCTATTTAATCGATATTCCTGAGTATTATATTGTTTGGTATAAAAACAAAGGATTTCCGAATGGTAAATTGGGAACTATGCTAGAGTTAGTGTACGAGTTAAAACTAAATGGACTTGAAGACATTTTACGCAAGATTAGAAGATAA
- a CDS encoding ribosomal maturation YjgA family protein, translating to MITKNRHEIQPKILPTLSLSSFARNVIAQTSGFTRHTLGDFLVVILLFYLVKAFFNFSNKTIGISVLIFAYVVEFLQFVPLLEFLGLQKNRLAAMLLGTTFSMGDLVAYSLGVGTALLLEKN from the coding sequence ATGATTACAAAAAATCGCCATGAAATTCAACCGAAAATACTTCCTACTCTTTCTCTTTCTTCTTTTGCTAGAAATGTAATAGCCCAAACTTCAGGATTTACACGACATACTTTGGGTGACTTTTTAGTAGTTATCTTACTCTTTTACTTGGTAAAAGCATTCTTTAACTTCTCCAACAAAACCATTGGCATTTCGGTACTTATTTTTGCTTATGTTGTAGAGTTTTTACAATTCGTACCTCTTTTAGAGTTTCTCGGACTACAAAAGAATCGATTGGCAGCAATGCTATTGGGTACTACTTTTAGTATGGGCGATTTAGTAGCGTATAGCCTCGGAGTAGGGACTGCCCTTCTTTTAGAAAAAAATTAA
- the creD gene encoding cell envelope integrity protein CreD, with amino-acid sequence METSNKQNGKLGKWVKTSITARMLMIGVLILILLIPLSFIESLIMERMNRQQEVVQEINQKWGKEVLLYGPILKVPYKTYKEKFVKNQKTKETQTEIEEKINYAYFFPKELNIKSTINPEEKKRGIYKTAVYSSKIDIEGSFPTPDFSEKDIEEKDILWNKARLIIKTSNLKGVNNLVEIKFHKNTYAFTSKYEDDHSNEKAYYNYLNLHKLESTFLNEEDLPKKSDTNFHLSLSINGSKQIRFIPIGKETTVHINSNWKTANFIGEYLPFNSDKISDTGFNAKWKILDINRPFSQQSFNGIPNLKDYAFGVNFMIPVDEYQKSERSAKYGFLVIGLTFLIFFLIQTMSKISIHPFQYLMIGVALTMFYTLLISISEHSSFLKAYVIASVAVVALITMYSKSILKGFKFPVFIGTSLSILYAFIFVIIQLENYALLVGSVGLFIILASVMYASRKIDWQND; translated from the coding sequence ATGGAAACATCAAACAAACAAAATGGAAAACTCGGAAAGTGGGTAAAAACATCGATTACTGCTAGAATGTTAATGATTGGGGTTTTAATTCTCATCTTATTAATTCCTTTATCTTTTATTGAAAGCTTAATCATGGAGCGTATGAACCGACAGCAAGAAGTGGTACAAGAAATCAATCAAAAATGGGGAAAAGAGGTATTACTCTATGGACCTATTTTAAAAGTTCCTTATAAAACCTATAAAGAAAAGTTTGTAAAGAATCAAAAAACAAAAGAAACGCAAACCGAAATAGAAGAGAAAATTAACTACGCTTACTTTTTTCCGAAGGAACTGAATATTAAATCTACCATTAATCCTGAAGAAAAAAAGCGTGGCATTTATAAAACGGCTGTATATAGCAGTAAAATTGATATTGAAGGAAGCTTTCCAACACCTGATTTTAGCGAAAAAGATATTGAAGAAAAAGATATTCTTTGGAACAAAGCACGCTTGATTATAAAAACCTCAAATTTAAAGGGAGTGAATAATTTGGTGGAGATTAAATTTCATAAAAACACCTATGCGTTTACATCTAAATATGAAGATGATCACAGCAATGAAAAAGCCTACTACAATTACTTAAACCTTCATAAATTAGAAAGTACGTTTTTGAATGAAGAAGATCTTCCTAAAAAATCAGACACCAACTTTCATCTGTCGCTAAGTATCAACGGTAGCAAACAAATTCGTTTTATACCTATTGGTAAAGAAACAACGGTTCATATCAATTCCAACTGGAAAACTGCCAATTTTATTGGAGAGTATTTGCCTTTTAATTCCGACAAAATCTCTGATACTGGTTTTAATGCTAAATGGAAAATATTGGATATCAACCGACCCTTTTCACAACAGTCTTTTAACGGAATTCCGAATTTAAAAGACTATGCTTTCGGTGTAAACTTTATGATTCCTGTAGATGAATATCAAAAAAGTGAACGCTCGGCTAAATACGGATTTTTGGTCATCGGACTTACTTTCTTAATTTTCTTTCTAATTCAAACTATGAGTAAAATTTCGATTCATCCCTTTCAATATTTAATGATTGGTGTTGCCTTAACGATGTTTTATACGCTGCTGATTTCGATTTCTGAACACAGTAGTTTTTTAAAAGCGTATGTAATTGCTTCTGTTGCCGTCGTAGCCCTGATTACAATGTATTCCAAATCGATTTTAAAGGGTTTTAAATTCCCAGTATTCATTGGAACTTCACTCAGCATACTATATGCTTTTATTTTCGTGATTATTCAACTGGAGAATTATGCGTTGCTCGTGGGTAGTGTAGGACTGTTTATCATTCTTGCTTCAGTAATGTATGCATCCCGAAAAATAGATTGGCAAAATGACTAA